AATATCCTAATAAGAATTTTATAATCGGTGTTGTCCGGTCAGAGAAAGAGAAAGAATGGATTTCAAGAGAAGAAGGATTATACGCTTTAACAGCAGACAATCCGTTGTGATAATAAAGGGGGAGAAACTTTTGCGAGAGAGAAAAGGGTGAGTATCCACTCTTTTCTTTCTCTCTTTTTGTGTTATTATCAATGTATTGCAAAATATATGGCAACAATCTATGCGCTATCTCAGAAAGTCTTTTGGGTCATCTTTTTTATTGTTGAAAAGGTACTCTTTGACCTTACTGTCGAGAACAGGAGCGGGCTTGATTTGGCAGAGATTAAGGGTCCATATATTGTCGCCTCAAATCACAAGAGAAGGATAGACCCTTTTGTCATAGGGCTGGCTTTTCCGCTCACTAATAAGATCTACCCAATACGATTCATGACGGCAGACGGATTTTTGAAGATTCCCATTTTGGCTCAATACATACGGCTTATGGGGGGCTTTCCTACCTACTACAAGCAAGGGATAGATAAGTCTTTGGATTTGCCTATTAAGATTTTAAAGGGAGGGGTATCGGTAGGCTATTTCCCCGAAGGGAGTATGAATAGAAGTGATGTTTTAAAAGAGGCGAAGAGGGGAGTGGCGGTGCTCGCCTTCAAGTCTAAGGCGCCGATTTTGCCGGTGGCTGTAAAGTATAATGGTTTTAATAAAGTGAAAGTTACATTCGGCGCTCCGTTCTTTTTACCCGAAGTGGTGCCAAACAACCCTCACGAACCGAAGATAGATTCCTACGAAGATATGAAGCGCGCCGCTCAAGTGGTGACGGGGAGGATTGGGGAACTCCTGAAATAATTTCAACGGCTAATCCGTCCGCCAGCTGGCGGACGGATTAGCCGTTGAAAGAATAGGGGAGAGAAGTGTTATTGTTATTACATCTCTACTTGTTTATATGCTTCAATAGGGAATTCGTTTCCCTCTAAGTAGCTCATTATTAATTCATATGCTCTATTTGAAACAAATTCATCAGGATTCATTTTTGAAATCTCGTCTTTGTTAAACCATTTTATGTCTGATATGGACTCATCTCTCGTGGCTTGGTCTTCGTGTTCTGGTAATTTTGGTTCTCCGCTTATGATTTTAGCCAGAAAATTAAATTGAATTCTTGTTTTTTCTCC
This region of Patescibacteria group bacterium genomic DNA includes:
- a CDS encoding 1-acyl-sn-glycerol-3-phosphate acyltransferase, translating into MATIYALSQKVFWVIFFIVEKVLFDLTVENRSGLDLAEIKGPYIVASNHKRRIDPFVIGLAFPLTNKIYPIRFMTADGFLKIPILAQYIRLMGGFPTYYKQGIDKSLDLPIKILKGGVSVGYFPEGSMNRSDVLKEAKRGVAVLAFKSKAPILPVAVKYNGFNKVKVTFGAPFFLPEVVPNNPHEPKIDSYEDMKRAAQVVTGRIGELLK
- a CDS encoding NUDIX hydrolase, translating into MDTKLKIGVIIKDESGQKILLIKEKLAKKDRPLWNIIKGTYGDNGDESVFEAATRECLEETSTNVELIKTLGCYVSKNGEKTRIQFNFLAKIISGEPKLPEHEDQATRDESISDIKWFNKDEISKMNPDEFVSNRAYELIMSYLEGNEFPIEAYKQVEM